One region of Populus trichocarpa isolate Nisqually-1 chromosome 4, P.trichocarpa_v4.1, whole genome shotgun sequence genomic DNA includes:
- the LOC7468375 gene encoding uncharacterized protein LOC7468375 isoform X1, with product MEKKIIDDYEPGPLPSPRKMDRFGFLKQEINNPPDGLAKGREERRVRKWRKMIGVGGSDWKHYVRRKPHVVKRRIRKGIPDCLRGLVWQLISGSRDLLLMNPGVYEQLVIYETSASELDIIRDISRTFPSHVFFQQRHGPGQRSLYNVLKAYSVYDRDVGYVQGMGFLAGLLLLYMSEEDAFWLLVALLKGAVHAPMEGLYQVGLPLVQQYLCLFDRLMKEHMPKLGEHFTQEMINPSMYASQWFITVFSYSFPFHLALRIWDVFLYEGVKIVFKVGLALLKYRHDDLVKLPFEKLIHALRNFPDDAMDPDTLLPMAYSIKVSRRLEELKQEYNKKDGKPSLSIEIKGNQKQVQ from the exons AtggagaagaaaataatagatgACTATGAACCAGGGCCACTTCCTTCGCCAAGAAAGATGGATAGATTTGGTTTTCtaaagcaagagattaataatCCTCCTGATGGTTTAGCCAAGGGAAG ggAGGAAAGAAGGGTAAGAAAATGGAGGAAGATGATTGGGGTTGGAGGGAGTGATTGGAAGCATTATGTTCGAAGAAAACCTCATGTTGTTAAGAGGCGCATAAGGAAAGGAATCCCTGACTGTTTAAGGGGTCTTGTTTGGCAGTTGATTTCTGGAAGTCGAGACCTTTTACTGATGAACCCTGGGGTTTATGAG CAACTAGTTATATACGAGACATCAGCATCAGAGCTGGATATAATTCGTGATATTTCTCGGACCTTCCCTTCACATGTTTTCTTCCAGCAGAGACATGGTCCAGGTCAAAGGTCTCTCTACAATGTTTTGAAGGCTTACTCTGTGTATGATAGAGATGTTGGATATGTTCAG GGTATGGGGTTTTTAGCTGGTTTGCTACTCCTTTATATGAGTGAAGAGGATGCATTTTGGTTGTTGGTTGCATTGCTGAAAGGAGCAGTCCATGCTCCAATGGAAGGATTGTATCAG GTGGGTCTGCCTCTTGTTCAACAATATTTGTGTCTGTTTGACCGCTTGATGAAGGAGCATATGCCAAAACTAGGAGAGCATTTTACCCAAGAAATGATAAATCCTAGCATGTATGCAAGCCAGTGGTTTATAACTGTTTTCTCATACTCTTTTCCATTCCACTTGGCTCTTCGAATTTGGGATGTCTTCCTGTACGAG GGtgttaaaattgttttcaaagtgGGTCTGGCTCTGTTAAAATATCGCCATGATGACTTG GTCAAATTGCCCTTTGAAAAACTTATACATGCTTTGCGTAATTTCCCCGATGATGCAATGGATCCAGATACATTATTACCTATGGCGTACTCCATCAAg GTGTCCAGGCGATTGGAAGAACTGAAACAGGAGTATAACAAGAAGGATGGAAAGCCAAGTCTGTCTATAGAAATTAAGGGGAATCAAAAGCAGGTGCAATGa
- the LOC7468378 gene encoding uncharacterized protein LOC7468378 isoform X2, whose product MGNLKEKVDKKQRKKSKKANNSKFSENDAMIKREDERNKVNKPAEKKKRKREKGNTFDGGDAIQISRDDRTKAEGEKKRNKLRKKKQRSEEQNNALVGKYDQLGSESEDGFNEQKCKSKKSKKKKKEHDTSKEEENILEKRGETDHGEAYCISSVDEDCSKGMKKWLTDYHQSRPGLKVLQQRLDEFIISHEEKLEQERKEREDQAAEGGWTVVKHHKGRKKTTVSESGITVGSVAPAAVENQMTKKKPKEVGLEFYRFQKREAQRSEIMALRSKFEEDRKRIQQLRAARKFRPY is encoded by the exons ATGGggaacttgaaagaaaaagtaGACAAGAAACAGCGGAAAAAGAGCAAGAAGGCTAATAACAGCAAATTCAGTGAAAATG atgcAATGATAAAGAGAGAGGATGAAAGGAATAAAGTGAACAAGCcagcagagaagaagaagaggaaaagggAGAAGGGAAATACCTTTGATGGTGGTGATGCTATTCAGATCAGTAGAG ATGACCGGACTAAAGCAGAaggagaaaagaagaggaacaaactgaggaaaaagaaacagagaagtGAGGAGCAAAATAATGCTCTGGTTGGCAAATATGATCAGCTTGGTTCTGAGTCCGAAGATGGTTTTAATGAACAAAAAT GTAAATCCAAGaaatctaagaaaaagaaaaaggagcatGACACatcaaaggaggaggagaatatACTGGAAAAGAGGGGAGAGACCGATCATGGTGAAGCATATTGTATTTCTTCTGTGGATGAGGACTGCTCAAAAGGAATGAAAA AGTGGCTTACAGATTACCATCAAAGTAGACCGGGTTTGAAGGTGCTGCAACAAAGGTTAGACGAGTTCATAATTTCCCATGAGGAAAAACTTGAACAG gaaagaaaagaaagagaagaccAAGCTGCAGAAGGGGGATGGACAGTTGTTAAACATCACAAAGGAAGGAAAAAGACAACAGTTTCTGAAAGTGGAATTACTGTGGGCTCTGTTGCTCCGGCTGCTGTGGAGAATCAGATGACCAAGAAAAAGCCCAAGGAAGTTGGGCTAGAATTCTACCGGTTTCAGAAAAGAGAAGCTCAGAGGAGTG AAATTATGGCTCTCCGAAGCAAATTTGAGGAGGATAGAAAGCGGATTCAGCAATTGAGAGCTGCTAGGAAGTTTCGACCTTACTGA
- the LOC7468377 gene encoding S-adenosylmethionine decarboxylase proenzyme, with translation MAQPVSAIGFEGYEKRLEICFLEPGFFSDPEGKGLRSLSKAQLDEILKPAECTIVDSLSNDEVDSYVLSESSLFVYPYKVIIKTCGTTKLLLSIPVILELADALSLTVCSVRYTRGSFICPGAQPFPHRNFCEEVTVLDGHFSKFGLESVAYVMGSPNSTQKWHVYSAAAGMKSHSGPVYTLEMCMTGLDRKRASVFYKTHASSATVMTEDSGIRKILPQSEICDFDFDPCGYSMNAIEGSAISTIHVTPEDGFSYASFEAVGYDFQDLNLRQLLYRVLVCFEPTEFSIALHSNVECDELGAMFSLDVKGYSCGGGNYEMLGKGGSIVYHSFAATGGCSSPRSILKCCWSEDEKDEEAEEK, from the coding sequence ATGGCACAGCCGGTCTCTGCAATCGGATTTGAAGGTTACGAAAAAAGGCTTGAAATTTGCTTTTTAGAGCCTGGCTTCTTTTCTGACCCTGAAGGAAAGGGCCTCAGGTCTCTGTCCAAGGCTCAATTGGACGAGATTCTCAAACCAGCTGAATGCACTATAGTTGATTCGCTTTCAAATGACGAGGTTGATTCGTATGTTCTGTCGGAATCCAGTCTCTTTGTATACCCTTACAAAGTTATCATCAAAACTTGTGGGACTACTAAACTGCTCCTTTCGATCCCAGTGATCCTTGAGCTCGCTGATGCCCTTTCACTCACTGTATGTTCTGTGAGGTACACTCGTGGGAGCTTCATATGTCCCGGGGCTCAGCCATTTCCGCATCGTAACTTCTGTGAGGAGGTAACTGTCCTCGATGGCCATTTCAGTAAATTTGGTTTAGAGAGTGTGGCATATGTGATGGGAAGTCCCAACTCAACTCAGAAATGGCATGTTTACTCTGCTGCTGCTGGTATGAAGAGCCATTCTGGCCCTGTTTACACGCTGGAAATGTGCATGACTGGTTTGGACAGGAAGCGAGCATCTGTTTTCTACAAAACACACGCCAGTTCAGCTACTGTGATGACTGAGGATTCTGGAATAAGGAAGATCCTTCCGCAATCTGAGATCTGCGATTTTGATTTTGACCCTTGTGGTTACTCTATGAATGCCATTGAAGGGAGTGCAATTTCCACAATCCATGTCACCCCAGAAGATGGTTTCAGCTATGCAAGTTTTGAGGCTGTGGGTTATGATTTTCAAGATTTAAATTTGAGGCAGCTGCTTTATAGGGTTTTGGTTTGCTTTGAACCGACCGAGTTCTCCATTGCATTGCATTCTAATGTTGAGTGTGACGAACTTGGAGCGATGTTTTCCCTGGATGTGAAAGGTTACTCTTGTGGAGGGGGGAACTATGAAATGCTCGGGAAGGGTGGATCGATTGTCTACCACAGCTTTGCAGCGACTGGAGGCTGCTCATCTCCCAGGTCAATCCTGAAATGTTGTTGGAGTGAGGATGAGAAGGACGAGGAAGCTGAAGAGAAGTAG
- the LOC7468375 gene encoding uncharacterized protein LOC7468375 isoform X3, which yields MIGVGGSDWKHYVRRKPHVVKRRIRKGIPDCLRGLVWQLISGSRDLLLMNPGVYEQLVIYETSASELDIIRDISRTFPSHVFFQQRHGPGQRSLYNVLKAYSVYDRDVGYVQGMGFLAGLLLLYMSEEDAFWLLVALLKGAVHAPMEGLYQVGLPLVQQYLCLFDRLMKEHMPKLGEHFTQEMINPSMYASQWFITVFSYSFPFHLALRIWDVFLYEGVKIVFKVGLALLKYRHDDLVKLPFEKLIHALRNFPDDAMDPDTLLPMAYSIKVSRRLEELKQEYNKKDGKPSLSIEIKGNQKQVQ from the exons ATGATTGGGGTTGGAGGGAGTGATTGGAAGCATTATGTTCGAAGAAAACCTCATGTTGTTAAGAGGCGCATAAGGAAAGGAATCCCTGACTGTTTAAGGGGTCTTGTTTGGCAGTTGATTTCTGGAAGTCGAGACCTTTTACTGATGAACCCTGGGGTTTATGAG CAACTAGTTATATACGAGACATCAGCATCAGAGCTGGATATAATTCGTGATATTTCTCGGACCTTCCCTTCACATGTTTTCTTCCAGCAGAGACATGGTCCAGGTCAAAGGTCTCTCTACAATGTTTTGAAGGCTTACTCTGTGTATGATAGAGATGTTGGATATGTTCAG GGTATGGGGTTTTTAGCTGGTTTGCTACTCCTTTATATGAGTGAAGAGGATGCATTTTGGTTGTTGGTTGCATTGCTGAAAGGAGCAGTCCATGCTCCAATGGAAGGATTGTATCAG GTGGGTCTGCCTCTTGTTCAACAATATTTGTGTCTGTTTGACCGCTTGATGAAGGAGCATATGCCAAAACTAGGAGAGCATTTTACCCAAGAAATGATAAATCCTAGCATGTATGCAAGCCAGTGGTTTATAACTGTTTTCTCATACTCTTTTCCATTCCACTTGGCTCTTCGAATTTGGGATGTCTTCCTGTACGAG GGtgttaaaattgttttcaaagtgGGTCTGGCTCTGTTAAAATATCGCCATGATGACTTG GTCAAATTGCCCTTTGAAAAACTTATACATGCTTTGCGTAATTTCCCCGATGATGCAATGGATCCAGATACATTATTACCTATGGCGTACTCCATCAAg GTGTCCAGGCGATTGGAAGAACTGAAACAGGAGTATAACAAGAAGGATGGAAAGCCAAGTCTGTCTATAGAAATTAAGGGGAATCAAAAGCAGGTGCAATGa
- the LOC7468378 gene encoding uncharacterized protein LOC7468378 isoform X1, with protein MGNLKEKVDKKQRKKSKKANNSKFSENDAMIKREDERNKVNKPAEKKKRKREKGNTFDGGDAIQISREDDRTKAEGEKKRNKLRKKKQRSEEQNNALVGKYDQLGSESEDGFNEQKCKSKKSKKKKKEHDTSKEEENILEKRGETDHGEAYCISSVDEDCSKGMKKWLTDYHQSRPGLKVLQQRLDEFIISHEEKLEQERKEREDQAAEGGWTVVKHHKGRKKTTVSESGITVGSVAPAAVENQMTKKKPKEVGLEFYRFQKREAQRSEIMALRSKFEEDRKRIQQLRAARKFRPY; from the exons ATGGggaacttgaaagaaaaagtaGACAAGAAACAGCGGAAAAAGAGCAAGAAGGCTAATAACAGCAAATTCAGTGAAAATG atgcAATGATAAAGAGAGAGGATGAAAGGAATAAAGTGAACAAGCcagcagagaagaagaagaggaaaagggAGAAGGGAAATACCTTTGATGGTGGTGATGCTATTCAGATCAGTAGAG aaGATGACCGGACTAAAGCAGAaggagaaaagaagaggaacaaactgaggaaaaagaaacagagaagtGAGGAGCAAAATAATGCTCTGGTTGGCAAATATGATCAGCTTGGTTCTGAGTCCGAAGATGGTTTTAATGAACAAAAAT GTAAATCCAAGaaatctaagaaaaagaaaaaggagcatGACACatcaaaggaggaggagaatatACTGGAAAAGAGGGGAGAGACCGATCATGGTGAAGCATATTGTATTTCTTCTGTGGATGAGGACTGCTCAAAAGGAATGAAAA AGTGGCTTACAGATTACCATCAAAGTAGACCGGGTTTGAAGGTGCTGCAACAAAGGTTAGACGAGTTCATAATTTCCCATGAGGAAAAACTTGAACAG gaaagaaaagaaagagaagaccAAGCTGCAGAAGGGGGATGGACAGTTGTTAAACATCACAAAGGAAGGAAAAAGACAACAGTTTCTGAAAGTGGAATTACTGTGGGCTCTGTTGCTCCGGCTGCTGTGGAGAATCAGATGACCAAGAAAAAGCCCAAGGAAGTTGGGCTAGAATTCTACCGGTTTCAGAAAAGAGAAGCTCAGAGGAGTG AAATTATGGCTCTCCGAAGCAAATTTGAGGAGGATAGAAAGCGGATTCAGCAATTGAGAGCTGCTAGGAAGTTTCGACCTTACTGA
- the LOC7468375 gene encoding uncharacterized protein LOC7468375 isoform X2 yields the protein MEKKIIDDYEPGPLPSPRKMDRFGFLKQEINNPPDGLAKGREERRVRKWRKMIGVGGSDWKHYVRRKPHVVKRRIRKGIPDCLRGLVWQLISGSRDLLLMNPGVYEQLVIYETSASELDIIRDISRTFPSHVFFQQRHGPGQRSLYNVLKAYSVYDRDVGYVQGMGFLAGLLLLYMSEEDAFWLLVALLKGAVHAPMEGLYQVGLPLVQQYLCLFDRLMKEHMPKLGEHFTQEMINPSMYASQWFITVFSYSFPFHLALRIWDVFLYEGVKIVFKVGLALLKYRHDDLVKLPFEKLIHALRNFPDDAMDPDTLLPMAYSIKGEPYALCPGDWTPTPSTVICINFPAHELA from the exons AtggagaagaaaataatagatgACTATGAACCAGGGCCACTTCCTTCGCCAAGAAAGATGGATAGATTTGGTTTTCtaaagcaagagattaataatCCTCCTGATGGTTTAGCCAAGGGAAG ggAGGAAAGAAGGGTAAGAAAATGGAGGAAGATGATTGGGGTTGGAGGGAGTGATTGGAAGCATTATGTTCGAAGAAAACCTCATGTTGTTAAGAGGCGCATAAGGAAAGGAATCCCTGACTGTTTAAGGGGTCTTGTTTGGCAGTTGATTTCTGGAAGTCGAGACCTTTTACTGATGAACCCTGGGGTTTATGAG CAACTAGTTATATACGAGACATCAGCATCAGAGCTGGATATAATTCGTGATATTTCTCGGACCTTCCCTTCACATGTTTTCTTCCAGCAGAGACATGGTCCAGGTCAAAGGTCTCTCTACAATGTTTTGAAGGCTTACTCTGTGTATGATAGAGATGTTGGATATGTTCAG GGTATGGGGTTTTTAGCTGGTTTGCTACTCCTTTATATGAGTGAAGAGGATGCATTTTGGTTGTTGGTTGCATTGCTGAAAGGAGCAGTCCATGCTCCAATGGAAGGATTGTATCAG GTGGGTCTGCCTCTTGTTCAACAATATTTGTGTCTGTTTGACCGCTTGATGAAGGAGCATATGCCAAAACTAGGAGAGCATTTTACCCAAGAAATGATAAATCCTAGCATGTATGCAAGCCAGTGGTTTATAACTGTTTTCTCATACTCTTTTCCATTCCACTTGGCTCTTCGAATTTGGGATGTCTTCCTGTACGAG GGtgttaaaattgttttcaaagtgGGTCTGGCTCTGTTAAAATATCGCCATGATGACTTG GTCAAATTGCCCTTTGAAAAACTTATACATGCTTTGCGTAATTTCCCCGATGATGCAATGGATCCAGATACATTATTACCTATGGCGTACTCCATCAAg GGGGAGCCATATGCATTATGTCCAGGCGATTGGACACCCACTCCTAGCACTGTAATCTGTATAAACTTTCCCGCACATGAACTGGCTTAG